The DNA sequence CCGTCATCTGTTAGAAATCGAACCTACTTCCACTAAGGAAACAGTCGTTGAAGGTACTCCGGCTCGTATTATCGTTTACGGCCCATGGAGTGCCAAAGTTACGATCTTCTTCATTGGACACCAAGGCCGCTATCGTCTTTACATGGCGACAGTCGGTGACAAGCAATATACAACTGTTGGCATTTCAGAAGGGTGAAATCAAAGGTCATGAGTAAGATGTGGTTTATCATCAAAAATGGCATTGAGGTCGGTCCGTTATCCAACCGGCAGCTTCGTGAATTGGCTTTAACTAAACGTCTTTTACCCAGTGACGTCATTAGAGCTTCTGATTCTGTAGATGTTTTGCGTGCTGATTCGCTCAATGGTCTGTTCCAGCCGGACACGAAGACCAGCCGTCCAACGCCTCCTCCGCCCCCGTTGCCTCAATCCGAACCATCCACTCCAAGGAATCCATTATTTTCTGTGTCACCGTTCATGGTTGCGATGATCGGTCTCGGGTTGTTGACGGTATCCACGGTTTTTGCAGTCATTGAACACAACTCTTCACCGCAAACAGCAATAGCCATCCAGCAAGGCGATGACGTGTTGGATGGAGAAAAGGATGATGAATTCATTGCTGGGAACAATGCAGTCAACACGCCACCTTCGGTCTCTGATCTCCAAGAGCAGGATTCCTCAAAACATCAAACAAAGAATTCTGATACACAGAACACCGCTCCCAAAGTTGCTAATAAAAGGTCGCGTGCTACAGGTAGTGAACCTTACCAATTGGATGGAATAGAAAACCTGACAATTCAAGTTCACAATGATGCCATCTCTGCAGAGTGGCTGGGAAGACTTTGGGAGGAGCGAATCGAATATGAATCAGTTGCGTTTTCCCCAGATGGCGAGATTCTGGCAGCAGCAGGTGCTCTTCGTCATGGACTTGTCCATTGGGAAGGTGTGATTTTATTGGCCGAGGCTGCCACAGGTCGAACGATAGTGGCGATGCGTAAGGTACATGATCGGCCTGTTATTTCGATGGCGTTTTCTCCTGATAGCCAGATGCTGGCGAGTGGTAGCAATGATGGCGTAGTGAAAATCTGGAAACATGATCCACCGAACGAAGTCTCCAAAATGGTGTTCACTCACCCGATTTCCGGTCTTGGGCGTGCCCCAGATCGACCTGAGCGATTGTTTTGGACTGGAAACGGAACAGGGCTGATTGCTACAGGTGGCGTCGACTCTTCTCCCCCACTTTATGGCAGTATTGTCCGATGGGATTCAGCAGGATGGAACGAAACGTATGCGTTACGTCTTGAAGGAAGAGTGACTTCTGCGGGCCTCACCCGAAATAACGAAATCATTACAGCGTCCACATATGGCATCGACATGTGGAATGCTGATACCGGTAAACCAGCAATATTCACTACTGATTCAGAGTTGCTTAAACGGGACGAGTATCCTCATGGCAAAGGTTCTAACTGTCTGGTTTCATCATCCGAGGATGGAGCAGTCATTGTTGCTCGCCCATTCGGAGGCAAGCGTGGTCAATTAAATGTCTATCGCAATAATTCACGACTCACAACGATTCGAGTTGGAGAAGAAGCGGATAGGGCGGTTGTTTCTTCGACCGGCAATATGGTAGCCACCTACAGCCATGGCTCAGATGTCGTGATCTGGGACACTGCGACGGGGGCTAAGTTAGTGACGATTTCAGGGATTCGTCAATACCTCTCAGCAATGACATTCTCACCTGATGACCAGATGCTTGCGATCTCACTTTCCGGTGGGGATAACGTGGGTCGCCTCCTTGTTTTGCGAGTGAAACAAAAATGAAAGTACCGGTGCACTTCTATATTTCAGCGGGTGGTGTGGGCTTTGGTCCTTTCAGCAGCGAACAACTCACGCAATTCGTTTTAGCCGGGATCGTAGATGAAGATAACCTCGTGTGGCGAAAAGGTGACGAGACTTCGCAGCGAGCAGCCACTGTGCTCGATGAGAAGTTCACGGTTTCTGCTATCGAAGATGAACTAGCTCCTTCGTTGGCTGCAACAGGTTTAATGTGGGGTATTGCTTTTGCGATCTGGTTGGCGGCTGCCGGAATCTTTGCATATGCCGTCAGCGGTCGATTTTTGGATCAGCAGTTTGCGACATCCGATGGGAGTAGAGAATCCCTCAAGGATGATCAGCATACCACCAATGGAAACTCGAAACCGGAATTGAAGTCTCCTGCGATATCGAACGGCAAGCAAAAAGTCATTCTTCCCCAACCAATCTTTTCTCTGACATTTGATGATGATGTGATTCCTGCAAACCGCATTACAGAAAGTGGTGCAAGACTTGTTAATGGAAAGATCGGTAAAGCTATTGAGTTCGATGGCAGGAACTTTATCGAAACCCAGTGCACTTTGCCGTCTGGAAACTCCCCCCGCACATTGACTGCATGGATTCAGAATTCAGGAGATTCACGGATTATGAATTCTCATGCCATCGCATGTGGCAGCGATGTTGAGGGAAAGCGAGTCTGGGGCATATATCATGCGAATGGAAATTGGGCGACGTATGGCTGGGGACACTATTTGGAAGCGAACACTCATGTGGATCGTGAGTGGCATTTTCACTGCATTTCATTTGATGGCGAAAATGTCGTTTATTATGTCGATGGTGAAAATGTAGGTGAGAAAAAAGCAAAACTGGATACAACTGCTGGTCCTATGATTCTTGGGACTTATGCCAATCGGGCGATGGGCTTCTGTTTCAAAGGGCTCATTGATGAAGTGAAAGTCTATGATGTTGCACTTGATAAACAGCAAGTCGAAGAGCTTTATGGGAGCTACCGTCATAAATGACACCCGCAATCATCTTTAGATATGAGATTCATCAAAATGAACTGACTTTGATGAGTGCTATCAAACAGTCTTCAATCTGAGGTCTTAGAATGAGCGGACAACCAAGAACTTCAAAGACGACAATCATCGCCAGAATCCTCGCTTTGGGAGCATCACTCGGTACGACTTTTTTCTACGTTCTTGCAGCATTAGGAATGAGTGCAGCCATTGGTCCAATCTGGATCGGTGCTGTGATCGGCATCAGTCTTTTTGTGTTCGTTATGTGGGCGATCATTCGATTTTTAGGATGGGTCATGTCTGGCGATGATCCCAGCTATCAACAATACATCGCTGAGGGTGGCGATCCATATTTTGATGGGCTGCCTCCTCCCTTTAACACAGACTCTTGGACGCAACGCGTAGGCGGACTTAGCGAGCCTGACACCGACTTTGTTCCGCCAGACAATTGGGAATTCCAATGCCTGAAATGCGGAGCACGGAGAGAGCATCAAATCGATATCTGCTGGAATTGTGGACACGGAAACGATGTGCGGCAGTGTCATGGCTGCGGAATGCTTGTGAAAGAACCCAGTTTTGGTGCGTTCGAAACTACAGGTGTGATTTGTCCTGAGTGTGGAACAATTCTTAAATCCTGAACTTAGCAGAAAAGGATGGAATGATATGAATAAAATGTCAGCTTGCTCGTTAGCCTTTCTGGTACTTTCTCTTGCTACTGGGCGGCAAGCGTTTTCGCAAAAGGTGTTTTCTAATTGGCCAAGACCCTCCGAAATCAAAGTAAGGTTAGGAGCACAATCTGTCGGTATTCCACCGGGACGACTACCCGGACATGGATATCCCGACATGCCAATTTCAGTGGTGGCTAAACAGCCTCTCAAGTTTTTAATGGTATGTGGAAATGATACCTATTTGTGGAGTGGCAGGACTCTGGGGCAATCTACGCCTGTTGCAAAAGTTCTATCACCGGGGAGATCTGGAAGCCTAGATAATAATTATGCAGGCATTTCTTCTGTTTTTCATGACAAGAATAACAATAGGATTATTGCGTTTTATCATGCTGAGGATAGTGAAGGAATCGGTAAGGTTGGTATCAACGGAGTCCAAGGATTTTACGGTAGGATTTGTGTTGCAGAGTCTCCTGTTGGCAATTTGAATTTTAATAAAATCGGTGCAGCAATTACTGCCGACCAACCCAAAAAACTGCGAGCTTGGGAGACAGAAGGTGGGCCTAAAGCCGCGTGGTTTGCCCAAGGAGTCGGTGATCCAACTGTGTGTGTTGATTCAACAGGGCAATATTTACTTTGCGTATATAATGAATTGAGCAACAGGCTCAAAGCTGGAAGAGGAGTCCAATTATGTATTGCACGCTCTCCTGTTGGCT is a window from the Gimesia benthica genome containing:
- a CDS encoding WD40 repeat domain-containing protein, with amino-acid sequence MWFIIKNGIEVGPLSNRQLRELALTKRLLPSDVIRASDSVDVLRADSLNGLFQPDTKTSRPTPPPPPLPQSEPSTPRNPLFSVSPFMVAMIGLGLLTVSTVFAVIEHNSSPQTAIAIQQGDDVLDGEKDDEFIAGNNAVNTPPSVSDLQEQDSSKHQTKNSDTQNTAPKVANKRSRATGSEPYQLDGIENLTIQVHNDAISAEWLGRLWEERIEYESVAFSPDGEILAAAGALRHGLVHWEGVILLAEAATGRTIVAMRKVHDRPVISMAFSPDSQMLASGSNDGVVKIWKHDPPNEVSKMVFTHPISGLGRAPDRPERLFWTGNGTGLIATGGVDSSPPLYGSIVRWDSAGWNETYALRLEGRVTSAGLTRNNEIITASTYGIDMWNADTGKPAIFTTDSELLKRDEYPHGKGSNCLVSSSEDGAVIVARPFGGKRGQLNVYRNNSRLTTIRVGEEADRAVVSSTGNMVATYSHGSDVVIWDTATGAKLVTISGIRQYLSAMTFSPDDQMLAISLSGGDNVGRLLVLRVKQK
- a CDS encoding LamG-like jellyroll fold domain-containing protein, giving the protein MKVPVHFYISAGGVGFGPFSSEQLTQFVLAGIVDEDNLVWRKGDETSQRAATVLDEKFTVSAIEDELAPSLAATGLMWGIAFAIWLAAAGIFAYAVSGRFLDQQFATSDGSRESLKDDQHTTNGNSKPELKSPAISNGKQKVILPQPIFSLTFDDDVIPANRITESGARLVNGKIGKAIEFDGRNFIETQCTLPSGNSPRTLTAWIQNSGDSRIMNSHAIACGSDVEGKRVWGIYHANGNWATYGWGHYLEANTHVDREWHFHCISFDGENVVYYVDGENVGEKKAKLDTTAGPMILGTYANRAMGFCFKGLIDEVKVYDVALDKQQVEELYGSYRHK
- a CDS encoding Yip1 family protein — protein: MSGQPRTSKTTIIARILALGASLGTTFFYVLAALGMSAAIGPIWIGAVIGISLFVFVMWAIIRFLGWVMSGDDPSYQQYIAEGGDPYFDGLPPPFNTDSWTQRVGGLSEPDTDFVPPDNWEFQCLKCGARREHQIDICWNCGHGNDVRQCHGCGMLVKEPSFGAFETTGVICPECGTILKS